From one Sulfuricurvum sp. IAE1 genomic stretch:
- a CDS encoding OprD family outer membrane porin, protein MKKIVAMSMAAVAVLNAASMDEAFVAGKAEGQIRAAYVSQDNEADQDTYGTAIGGIVKYETAAWNDIKLGIGAYVSQKLHFATGSFDEGKANADLFGENTKSYAYAGEAYLDYSANDFNLRVGRQQLDTPFADTDDIRMHPNTFEAAVASYRGIEGTTLVGGYMTRWAGYDSGSDISKFKKPADGSNGVAIVGFMNESVDNLAVQGWYYGADKFADLYYADAAYTVGFGEEMGLELNAQYAAFKEDTQADGTKSGVDGNVYGIGAAFIAGPVTVGAAYNRGSNGEGKTPPIGFGGGPYVTSMEEWTIEGMEDVKAYQFSAEVDMGAAGVEGLSLSVLYGVFKSDPAAVKVRETDVIVAYAVNERLGVDASYARIQDGNDNAGEGGTDGGYSRFLVRMSYNF, encoded by the coding sequence ATGAAAAAGATCGTTGCAATGAGTATGGCGGCCGTAGCTGTTTTGAACGCGGCAAGCATGGATGAGGCGTTTGTCGCCGGAAAAGCCGAAGGGCAAATCCGTGCCGCGTACGTGAGCCAGGACAACGAAGCCGATCAGGATACGTACGGTACGGCCATCGGCGGTATTGTGAAATACGAAACGGCCGCATGGAACGACATTAAGCTGGGTATCGGGGCGTACGTATCGCAAAAGCTTCATTTCGCGACGGGTTCGTTCGATGAGGGGAAAGCCAACGCCGATCTGTTCGGCGAAAATACGAAATCGTACGCTTACGCAGGAGAGGCATACCTCGATTACAGCGCGAACGATTTCAACCTTCGTGTGGGACGTCAGCAGCTCGATACGCCGTTTGCCGATACCGACGATATCCGTATGCACCCCAACACGTTTGAAGCGGCTGTGGCAAGTTATCGCGGTATCGAAGGTACAACGCTCGTGGGAGGATACATGACCCGCTGGGCCGGATACGATTCGGGCAGTGATATTTCCAAATTCAAAAAACCGGCGGATGGAAGCAACGGCGTCGCGATTGTCGGATTTATGAATGAAAGCGTCGACAACCTGGCAGTTCAGGGATGGTATTACGGCGCGGACAAATTTGCCGACCTCTATTATGCCGATGCTGCTTATACCGTAGGGTTCGGCGAAGAGATGGGGCTTGAGCTGAATGCCCAGTATGCCGCGTTTAAAGAAGACACGCAAGCTGATGGGACCAAAAGCGGCGTGGACGGAAACGTTTACGGAATCGGCGCGGCGTTCATTGCGGGCCCGGTGACCGTCGGCGCGGCGTATAACCGCGGCAGTAACGGCGAGGGGAAAACTCCGCCCATCGGATTCGGCGGCGGGCCGTACGTGACGTCGATGGAAGAGTGGACGATTGAGGGGATGGAAGACGTTAAAGCCTATCAGTTCAGTGCCGAAGTCGATATGGGCGCGGCGGGTGTCGAAGGGCTCAGCCTGAGCGTTCTGTACGGAGTGTTCAAAAGCGATCCGGCCGCCGTAAAAGTCCGCGAAACCGACGTCATCGTTGCCTATGCGGTGAATGAACGGCTGGGAGTCGACGCAAGTTATGCGCGGATTCAGGATGGCAACGACAATGCGGGCGAGGGCGGAACGGATGGCGGTTACAGCCGTTTTTTGGTTCGTATGAGCTACAATTTCTAA
- the rmuC gene encoding DNA recombination protein RmuC, which produces MIYETAIFISLSAAAALGWQYLRTKADLNILHAQAEQLQSIAAQERAQRIEFQTKSEQLLNEYRILERDYAVLHTRSEENTRSFEEKIRLLDEAKAQMKVQFEQLAAQIFEQKAKTFDEAHAKGLDLLLKPFREQIAQFAAQSKEQFIHDAKERQSLKDEIVRLKSMSERLSEDAINLTQALKGENKTQGNWGEIVLERILEESGLREGHEYELQSTLSDEEGKKYRPDVIVHLPQNKDIIIDSKVSLVAYDAFVRAENDEERAHALKQHLLSIHSHIKGLSSKRYEQLEGVRTLDFVLLFMPIEGAFLLALENDNTFFKTAYEQNIVVVSPSTLLVTLRTIEYIWRSEYQERNAREIAASAEALYEKLVAFVEDMEKIGEQIGRTQKSYDAAMNKLSTGKGNLIRRAEGMRKLGLKPKKALPASLAGNEEEEPLL; this is translated from the coding sequence ATGATCTACGAAACAGCCATATTTATCAGCCTCAGTGCCGCCGCCGCTCTCGGATGGCAATACCTTAGAACCAAAGCCGATTTGAACATTCTGCATGCGCAGGCCGAACAGCTCCAGTCCATCGCCGCCCAGGAGCGTGCGCAGCGTATCGAATTCCAGACGAAAAGCGAACAGCTCCTGAACGAATACCGGATTTTGGAACGCGACTACGCGGTGCTGCATACCCGCAGCGAAGAGAACACCCGCAGTTTCGAAGAGAAAATCCGCCTCCTCGATGAAGCCAAGGCGCAGATGAAAGTGCAGTTCGAGCAACTGGCGGCGCAGATTTTCGAGCAGAAGGCCAAGACGTTCGACGAAGCGCACGCCAAAGGGCTGGACCTGCTCCTCAAACCGTTCCGTGAACAGATCGCCCAGTTTGCAGCCCAGAGCAAAGAGCAGTTTATTCACGACGCCAAGGAACGCCAGAGCCTCAAAGACGAGATCGTCCGCCTAAAATCGATGAGCGAGCGGCTCAGCGAGGATGCGATCAACCTCACCCAGGCCCTTAAAGGGGAGAACAAAACCCAGGGGAACTGGGGAGAGATCGTACTCGAGCGGATTTTGGAAGAATCGGGGTTGCGCGAGGGGCACGAATACGAGCTCCAAAGCACCCTCAGCGACGAAGAGGGGAAAAAATACCGCCCCGACGTCATCGTCCACCTGCCGCAGAACAAGGACATCATCATCGACTCGAAAGTCTCGCTGGTCGCGTATGACGCCTTTGTCCGGGCCGAAAACGACGAGGAACGTGCGCATGCCCTCAAGCAGCATCTGCTGTCGATCCACAGCCATATCAAAGGGCTGAGTTCCAAACGCTACGAGCAGCTAGAAGGGGTGCGGACTCTTGATTTCGTGTTGCTCTTCATGCCGATCGAGGGGGCGTTTCTCCTGGCGCTCGAAAACGACAACACGTTTTTCAAAACCGCCTATGAGCAGAACATCGTCGTCGTCTCCCCCTCCACCCTGCTCGTAACGCTTAGAACGATCGAGTACATCTGGCGGAGCGAATATCAAGAACGCAACGCACGCGAGATCGCCGCGTCTGCCGAGGCGCTCTACGAAAAGCTGGTGGCGTTTGTGGAAGATATGGAAAAAATCGGGGAACAGATCGGCCGGACGCAGAAAAGCTACGATGCGGCGATGAACAAACTCAGCACCGGCAAAGGGAACCTGATCCGCCGTGCCGAAGGGATGCGCAAACTCGGGCTAAAACCCAAAAAAGCACTTCCCGCCTCTTTGGCGGGCAACGAGGAAGAAGAACCTCTTTTATAA
- a CDS encoding phosphatidylcholine/phosphatidylserine synthase codes for MHFLWRSESHFNLANLFTMANITCGLLATYFVTQHQFVYAVILAWMGGAFDIFDGKIARKYALSNEFGVQLDSFADFLSFVLVPTFFIFEGVYAQLSGFPLVLASIASIYYVISGLRRLIQFNINTDAGEVSKYFTGVPTPLGAILLWLVWLGSGFIGWMGVLALMLLIGALLNSKVKIPHL; via the coding sequence ATGCATTTTTTATGGCGTTCGGAATCCCATTTCAACCTGGCCAACCTGTTTACGATGGCCAACATCACGTGTGGGTTGCTCGCTACCTATTTCGTGACCCAGCATCAATTCGTGTATGCGGTCATTCTGGCCTGGATGGGGGGAGCCTTTGATATTTTCGACGGAAAAATCGCCCGCAAATACGCCCTCTCCAACGAATTCGGCGTCCAGCTCGATTCGTTCGCCGATTTCCTGAGCTTCGTGCTGGTACCGACGTTCTTCATCTTCGAAGGGGTCTATGCGCAGCTTAGCGGTTTTCCCCTCGTTCTCGCCTCGATCGCTTCGATCTACTACGTCATCAGCGGCCTTCGCCGTCTGATCCAGTTCAACATCAACACCGATGCGGGAGAAGTCAGCAAATATTTCACGGGGGTTCCGACCCCGCTGGGGGCGATACTGCTGTGGCTCGTATGGCTGGGTTCGGGCTTCATCGGCTGGATGGGGGTGCTCGCGCTGATGCTTCTCATCGGCGCGCTGCTCAATTCAAAAGTGAAAATTCCCCACTTATAA
- a CDS encoding formylglycine-generating enzyme family protein, which yields MFDIFKKKPEPSPVQTPVAETLKEFTNSLGMEFLYVDGGEFTMGRNPQYEEGGDVESPPHSVRVGGFWVSKYPVTQEQYFKLTRINPSYFKNDKVEEESSRRHPVEQVSWFDAKAYVELLNRYEGKAHFYALPTEAQWEYVAKAGGNTRFTFGDSEAMLDEYAVYEYTANLRTAVIGSKQPNRLGIYDLIGNVWEWCEDDFFANYNNAPSDGRARLVGAEGIEGESFKVRRGGSFKTGYLCLRSSFRGYSRPDFVSNDIGFRLVINADPFS from the coding sequence TTGTTCGATATTTTCAAGAAAAAACCGGAACCTTCCCCCGTACAGACCCCCGTGGCCGAGACCCTCAAAGAGTTTACGAATTCGCTGGGAATGGAGTTTCTCTATGTCGACGGCGGGGAATTTACGATGGGACGAAACCCCCAGTACGAAGAGGGGGGAGACGTCGAGTCGCCGCCCCACTCGGTCCGGGTAGGAGGATTTTGGGTCTCGAAATACCCCGTGACGCAGGAGCAGTATTTCAAGCTCACCCGTATCAACCCTTCGTATTTCAAAAACGACAAGGTCGAAGAGGAGAGTTCCCGTCGCCATCCGGTCGAGCAGGTGAGCTGGTTCGACGCCAAAGCCTACGTCGAGCTGCTCAACCGCTACGAAGGGAAAGCCCATTTTTACGCACTCCCCACCGAAGCGCAGTGGGAATACGTCGCCAAAGCGGGGGGGAATACCCGTTTTACGTTCGGCGATTCCGAAGCGATGCTCGACGAATACGCGGTGTACGAATACACGGCGAACCTCCGCACCGCGGTGATCGGTTCCAAACAGCCCAATCGCCTGGGAATTTACGATTTGATCGGAAACGTCTGGGAATGGTGCGAGGACGATTTTTTCGCCAACTACAACAATGCCCCCTCCGACGGACGAGCGCGGCTCGTCGGGGCCGAGGGAATCGAGGGGGAATCGTTCAAGGTACGCCGCGGCGGGAGCTTCAAGACGGGTTACCTGTGCCTGCGCAGCTCGTTCCGGGGCTATTCGCGTCCTGATTTCGTCTCCAACGACATCGGGTTCCGTCTCGTCATCAACGCCGATCCGTTCAGCTAA
- a CDS encoding YchJ family protein — MKISPNAPCPCHSGKKYKQCCQPYHKGVLPASALLLMRSRYCAYALGLAGYIMKTTHPDNPDYTADSGEWKQGILEFCRSTVFTGLKIIEFIDGENEAFVTFEARLGEYTMKEKSRFLKENGRWLYESGDFS; from the coding sequence ATGAAAATTTCACCCAACGCCCCCTGCCCCTGCCACAGCGGCAAAAAATACAAACAATGCTGCCAACCCTATCATAAAGGGGTCCTCCCCGCAAGCGCGCTTTTGTTGATGCGCTCGCGCTATTGCGCCTACGCACTCGGACTCGCGGGTTATATTATGAAAACAACCCATCCGGACAATCCCGATTACACGGCCGATAGCGGGGAGTGGAAACAAGGCATTTTAGAGTTTTGCCGCAGCACCGTGTTCACGGGGCTGAAAATCATAGAATTTATCGACGGCGAAAATGAAGCGTTCGTGACGTTCGAAGCACGGCTGGGCGAGTATACGATGAAAGAAAAAAGCCGTTTTCTCAAAGAAAACGGCCGATGGCTCTACGAAAGCGGGGATTTTAGCTGA
- the rho gene encoding transcription termination factor Rho: MSDTTAKTPKNNSKNRTHIPVEGFTIEALRTKKLEDLLEIANTLGIEDPNELKRQDLIFEILKTQVQQGGFILFTGILEIMQDGYGFLRAVDQSFSDSLHDAYVSSTQIRRFALRNGDIVTGQVRAPKDQERYYALLKVEAINYLPPEESKKRPLFENLTPLYALEQIKLEYQPTKLTGRMMDLFAPIGKGQRGLIVAPPRSGKTELMKEIAHGITNNHPEIELMVLLVDERPEEVTDMERSVKGEVYSSTFDEPAKNHVKVAEMVIERAKRRVELGKDVVILLDSITRLARAYNTVTPSSGKVLSGGVDANALHKPKRFFGAARNIENGGSLTIIATALVETGSRMDEVIFEEFKGTGNSEIVLSRKISDRRIFPAIDILKSGTRKEELLIGPEILQKVFVLRSMLHKQEDEVEALRFLYNTMLKSKSNVEFLESMNADSK, from the coding sequence ATGAGCGATACCACTGCGAAAACCCCCAAAAACAACTCGAAAAACCGTACGCACATTCCCGTCGAAGGGTTCACGATCGAAGCGCTTCGAACGAAAAAACTCGAAGACCTCCTCGAAATCGCCAACACGCTGGGGATCGAAGACCCCAACGAACTCAAACGTCAGGATCTGATCTTCGAGATCCTCAAAACACAGGTTCAGCAGGGGGGGTTCATCCTCTTTACGGGAATCCTTGAAATCATGCAAGACGGGTACGGATTTTTGCGTGCGGTGGACCAGAGCTTCAGCGACTCGCTCCACGACGCCTACGTCTCGAGCACGCAGATCCGCCGTTTCGCGCTGCGTAACGGGGACATCGTCACGGGCCAGGTACGCGCTCCCAAAGACCAGGAGCGCTACTACGCCCTGCTCAAAGTCGAAGCGATCAACTACCTCCCCCCCGAAGAATCCAAAAAACGTCCCCTGTTCGAAAACCTCACCCCGCTCTACGCCCTCGAGCAGATCAAGCTCGAATACCAGCCGACCAAACTGACCGGCCGTATGATGGATTTGTTCGCCCCGATCGGTAAAGGGCAGCGCGGGCTCATCGTCGCTCCTCCCCGTTCGGGTAAAACGGAGCTGATGAAAGAGATCGCCCACGGGATCACCAACAACCACCCCGAAATCGAACTCATGGTTCTGCTCGTCGACGAACGCCCCGAAGAGGTAACCGACATGGAGCGCTCCGTCAAAGGGGAAGTCTACAGTTCAACCTTCGACGAACCGGCTAAAAACCACGTCAAAGTCGCCGAGATGGTAATCGAGCGGGCCAAACGCCGCGTCGAGCTGGGCAAAGACGTCGTCATCCTGCTCGACTCCATCACCCGTCTCGCACGCGCCTACAACACCGTCACCCCAAGCTCGGGTAAAGTCCTCTCGGGCGGGGTCGACGCCAACGCCCTGCACAAGCCAAAGCGTTTCTTCGGTGCGGCGCGTAACATCGAGAACGGCGGAAGCCTCACGATCATCGCCACCGCCCTCGTCGAAACGGGAAGCCGGATGGACGAGGTTATTTTCGAGGAGTTCAAAGGGACCGGAAACTCCGAAATCGTCCTCAGTCGCAAAATTTCCGACCGCCGTATCTTCCCGGCGATCGACATCCTCAAATCGGGAACCCGCAAAGAAGAGCTCCTCATCGGCCCCGAAATCCTCCAGAAGGTTTTCGTCCTTCGCTCGATGCTGCATAAACAAGAAGACGAAGTCGAAGCGCTCCGTTTCCTCTACAATACGATGCTCAAATCCAAGTCGAATGTCGAATTCCTCGAGAGCATGAACGCCGATAGCAAATAA
- a CDS encoding cupin domain-containing protein gives MIHRELASVPSAAQKAGQGVSMQMLLSLQDVPNFAMRCFTIEAGGHMPHHTNTVEHEQFVLSGRAKVRVGDESFEAKAGDILYIPTNVAHSYETIGDEAYRFLCLVPQGEDCITMMGC, from the coding sequence ATGATTCACCGAGAACTCGCTTCGGTTCCCTCGGCCGCGCAGAAGGCGGGACAGGGGGTCAGCATGCAGATGCTCCTCTCGCTGCAGGACGTTCCCAATTTCGCGATGCGTTGCTTTACGATTGAAGCGGGAGGACACATGCCGCACCACACCAATACGGTCGAACACGAACAGTTCGTCCTCTCAGGCCGTGCGAAAGTGCGCGTCGGCGACGAGAGCTTTGAGGCCAAAGCCGGAGACATCCTCTACATTCCCACCAACGTCGCCCACAGCTACGAGACGATCGGCGACGAAGCGTACCGGTTTTTGTGCCTTGTTCCCCAGGGGGAAGACTGCATCACCATGATGGGGTGTTAG